The following coding sequences are from one Mesorhizobium onobrychidis window:
- a CDS encoding TetR/AcrR family transcriptional regulator yields MPLSVQTRREKQKAELRSELVDAAHKLVQEEGYEGLTIRKLAKRVGYAPMSVYSYFADKQDILFALAEDAFETLAKRIEDHPADDPIEALQVVMTEYAAFGLGNPNEYRTIFMTEKVKPPEGRTFAEMQEGNPLMKVLINRVEACVAAGRLKGDPRAIATMLWAVGHGTISLLITFPFYPFGDQQAFVKRMCDFTLAALATQDVPPLTETPVNC; encoded by the coding sequence TTGCCGCTCAGCGTCCAGACACGCCGCGAGAAACAAAAGGCCGAACTGCGCTCCGAACTTGTCGATGCGGCGCACAAGCTCGTGCAGGAGGAAGGCTATGAGGGCCTCACCATCCGCAAGCTGGCGAAGCGCGTCGGCTATGCACCGATGTCGGTCTATTCCTATTTTGCCGACAAGCAGGACATCTTGTTCGCGCTGGCGGAGGATGCGTTCGAGACTCTGGCCAAGCGCATCGAGGATCACCCGGCCGACGATCCGATCGAGGCGCTGCAGGTGGTGATGACCGAATACGCGGCCTTCGGCCTTGGCAACCCCAACGAATATCGCACGATATTCATGACCGAAAAGGTCAAGCCCCCGGAAGGCAGGACCTTCGCCGAAATGCAGGAGGGCAACCCGTTGATGAAAGTGCTGATCAATAGGGTGGAGGCCTGCGTTGCCGCCGGCAGGCTCAAGGGCGATCCGCGCGCCATCGCCACCATGCTGTGGGCGGTCGGCCACGGCACGATCTCGCTGCTGATCACCTTTCCTTTCTATCCGTTCGGCGACCAGCAGGCGTTCGTGAAGCGGATGTGCGACTTCACGCTTGCCGCGCTGGCCACGCAGGACGTGCCGCCGCTGACCGAGACGCCGGTCAACTGCTGA